CATTGCGCTTGGCTTTATATGGGAAGGCAGCAGAAAATATACGGGCGCCCTGGAAAGAAAAGATAGAAAAGGGGACTTACAGTTTATTATCAGACCAAATATTCATTTTTAGTGACTGCCGCACTTTATTTCAATAAATATTTACTCATAATATTATCTCTAAATCATTAAAACTAAACTACTTTTTTTATGGATCTTCCTATCAGGATCACATTTATTTCATTTGAAGTATTGAATACTAAAAGAATCCTTTTAAATTAAGATTTCTTTTGTTATTATCGGTTAACAATTCAAATTATTTTACAATGATTGATATGAAAAAGTTATCTCATTTATTAATTTTATTGTTTATCCTTCTTTTCTTAACCGATAATTCCGCCACAGCGGCAACAACAGGACAATATGGCGATGTCATTCTCAATAAAAATGCTGCTTCCATGAGGGAAGTTGGCGTCAAGGATGTCTTGTTTCCCCACACGTTCCATCGAATTAGATTTAAATGCAAGGTCTGCCATAATGATATTTTTGTCATGAAGGCCGGAGCCAATGAAATCAACATGAACGTCATTATGGAGGGCGAGATGTGCGGTAAATGCCATAATGGAATCATAGCCTGGGAACCTATCGAGTGTGAAAAATGTCATTCAATGAGACCCGGCTATACGGGAGGTGTAGTACAAAATGCAAAGAGGAAATAAAGTAAAAAATACCGCCTTTAGAAACACTTATAAGGCTTTATTTTTTTTATTTATTTTTTCTATTCCTCTTTCTGTTATGTCCTGCACAAAGCCCCTTGCAAGTTCGAAAAAGCTCGTCTTTACACCTCCCCCTGCTGAAGCTGAACTCATTGGAGGAAAAGATAAAAAAAACATTATTGACCAACGCTTTCTCCCAAAAGACAAATATGGTCTTGTTGACTGGAAAGAAGTTATTAACAGGAACCTCATCAACCCTGCTTCATCTTTAGACCCCGATGAAGCGGCCGGCAAAGAGGAAGAGACAGCCGACTTTGTTATTATCTGGTCAAGCACCATTAAACCGTCCCTGTCATTTTCTCCCATCGTAAAAACCATTCCTATCGGTGGAAATAATTACAAGTTCGAGATGGGAATCGATTTCCAGAGAATACTCGAAAGAATAATATTCAGTAAAGAATCGCCACTTGGCAAAACAAATCCAAAAGGTATTGACTTTATACTGAAACCTAAAGTCGGACTCATGGCCGATGCCTACTTCCCACATAATATCCACACTTACTGGCTTGATTGTAAAAACTGTCATCCATCAATATTTCCCATTAAGGACTCTCAATTGGTTAGAGTCTCAATGACTGAAATATTTAAGGGGGAGTTTTGTGGCAAGTGCCACGGCAAGGTGGCGTTTCCAGTGACCGATTGCGGGCGTTGTCACCTGGAGAACCTGTTATAAATTATAATGACTTTTTTTCTTTTCTTTATGGAGGGTTGATCTGATGAATATTTTTCTGTCTCGTTTTTTGTTATCTCTTATCTTCTTAATTGCTCTTTGTGGCAATTTATTTGCCGAATCAAGCCCTTTTAGAGAAAACTTCACAGCAAAGTATAAGGCTTTAAAGTTTGAGGAGCTTGCGCTTCTTGTCAAGAAAAACAAGGACATCTTACCTTCCGAAATTCTAGCCATGATAATAGAAGCCGATTCTCCGGAAATGGCTTTTGAAGATAAAATCAATCTGCTTGATATTGCAAACACGATGGCATACATGTTTACAAACTGGCATGGATCAAACAAGGAGGTTGAAAAGTATCTAAAAGTAATAGTTCAAATGATTTCAAAAGAGGTAGCGAAGGAGAATGCACGGGTTGCCAAACTGATGAAATGGAAAAAACAGGAAGCCTTTCTTGGCAACTTTGTTATGAAAAAAAATATGAAAGCCATGCAAAAAAAAGGTTTGGCGCCTGTTCTTTACCCTCACTGGACGCATCGCATATGGTTTGAATGCAAGGTCTGCCATGAAGACATTTTTACAATGAAACGATGGAGCAATAATCTCTCTCATAATGCCTTCAAGGAGGGCAAAACCTGTGGAACATGCCATGATGGCAAACTCGCCTTTCATACCGAAAAAGATTGTATAAATTGCCATGTTGCAGGTAAAGCCGAATCAGCACACCTCTATAAAACTGATGCTGTTAACCACGATAAGATCAAAAAAGTAGCAGAGAAGGTCGGTTCAAAATGGTATCCCGAAAAACTAAAAGACGGTAAATTGCCACTTGATAAATTTGGTTTTATTAACTGGGCCGAGTTGGTTAAGGGCAAGTATTTCACCCCTCTGCCTTCACTGAGTAATGAGGTAAAAGAAGAGACAAGGGACAACAAAATTCTCTTTGAAAGCAGAAGCAGGGTAGTAAAAAACGTTCTTTTTGATCATGGCATTCATTCCGACCTGATAAAATGTTCCGTCTGTCATCCTGCCATATTCATAGATAAAGTAGGCGCCAATAATATGAAGATGACCTTTCTTGCCGCCGGTCAGTTCTGCGGTCGCTGCCATGGGAAGGTCTCCTTCCCGATTAAAGACTGCAAAAGATGTCATAATGTAGCTAAAACAGAAACACCGGAGGGTGTACTTATTCATGAGAACAAAGCAAAACAGGGCTAAGGAATTAGCTCTGCCGTAAACAGCGGCTTTTAAGAAACAGGACAACCACCCCTTCTTATCCCGGAAAAGTGCAAACAGCGCTGCTGTCTGAAATTTAAGGCAATAACAAAAAAAGCCGGTCTCTGGAGACCGGCTTTAAAATCAACAAAGCTTAATCTTTTTAGATATTCATTTGTGACCACTGCCTGTTTTTAACTTCTTCCGGCGCATAGTCAGGTAGAACCATTGGACCAACCGGCGCTTCTTTTATTCCCGCCTTATCCAAATCTTTTTCAAAGGTTTCAACATGCTTTAGATTAAGCTTACCCTGTTTAACGCTCTTTGCATGTTCTGAAGCGGCAATTCCTGCCCTACGGCCAAAGACTAAAATGTCAAGCAGTGAGTTACCCATCAGTCTGTTTCTTCCATGAACACCACCGGTTACCTCTCCCGCACTGTAGAATCCGGGAAGTGTCGTATCTCCCTTATCCATAATATGAATTCCGCCATTCTGATAGTGCAGTGTCGGATAAATTAACATAGGTACCTTACTGATATCGATTCCATGTCTGATAAACTGAATATATTTGGCTGGAAGTTCTTTTCTAACGGTTCCTTCTCCATGAAGTTCATCGATCATTGGAGAATCAAGCCATACACCTACCCTGCCTATGGGAGTCATTACCCCTTTGCCAATATCAAGGCATTCCCTGATAATACAGGAAGATTCAATGTCCCGAGGTTCCAAAGGAAAACAGAACTGTTCACCTTCTACATTAAGAAGCTGAGCACCAAGGCCTCTTACCTTTTCAGTAATAAGAAGTCCAACATTCTGCTCGGGGTAAACAGCACCGGTTGGATGATACTGAGTTGAATCCATAAGAACGTTCTTTACACCTGCCCTGTATGCCATAACAAGTCCATCAGCAGTAGCTCCATAGTGATTAGTACAGGCAAAACCCTGAATATGAAGCCTTCCTCCACCACCGGTTGCCATAACAACAGACTTAGCCTTAACGGTAATAAATTCCTTAGTTTCCAGATTGAATAAAATAGCACCGGAGCAATTTCCCTTGTCATCAAGAATCAGTTCTATTGCCGGAGCAAACTCGATAACTTTAATATCCTGAGACCTGTTCCTTGCTTCATCTCTAACTACACGCATGATCTCAGCACCGGTCATATCTCCAGCCGAGTGCATTCTTTTTCTTGATGTACCACCACCATGGCGAGCGCGTAACCTTCCGTCTGACTCTTTATCAAACATGACTCCCAGACCTTCAAGCCAGCTCAAAATAAGTGGCGCATCATTAGTCAGTGCTCCCACAAGCTTCGGCTCATTGGTAAAGTGCCCGCCGCCGATAACGTCAAGGTAGTGATAGTAAGGCGAATCCGGCTCCTGTGTAGCTCCCTGAATCCCCCCCTCTGCCATTACTGTATTTGAATCGCCATGCCTCAATTTTGTCGCAATAACAACCTTGCATCCCGCTTCCTGAGCCATGAGTGCAGCCGCTGTTCCGGCTCCACCGCCGCCAATAACCAGAACATCGGTCTCAATATCACAGGATGAAAGATCGACGTTCTTTACATTAACACGACTTTTTGATTCAAGTATATTAACAACTTCTTCAGGAAGAAAATCACCCTTATTTGGGCCTACTTTAACTGTACGTTTTCCTTCAGGCTTATAATCGGGGTGATATTTATCAAGCCACTCTTTCCGTTGATCGAGAGTTAAAGCAGGAAAGTTATCACCCTTTCTGGCTTTAGCTACCCTCTCAGGTCTCGTCTTTTCAACGGCAGCTATCAGTTTTTTTAGTTCTTCAGGATATCCTGACATGGCAAATCTCCTTATAAAATCTCAATATATTAGAGGCGACTTTTATCTTCAGGCATCCATTCGCCCGGTTTAGCAAGATCGGGTTCCCTCTCTCTTTCAAGATAAAGTTTCTTGAGAGAATCTTCATCAAGGGTAGCAAGTTCATCCAGCATAGGTACGTACTTTTCAGCATTTACATCTTCAACCCTGCTTTTCATATGCGCTGCTGCAGGCGTAAGAATTTTTGCATGAAGCCTTCTAGCCATGAGAGCTGCATTAGGCTGTGAAATCTGTGCAGGGCAACGGCTGGCACATAAACCGCAAAGAATACAATCAAAGGATTTGTGAGCAGCTTTGCTAATGTTACCCTGCTTCATTGCAGCGATATAACCCATAACGTCGATATCCATGGGACACGTTCTTGTGCAGGTAGCACAACCGACACATTTAAAAACTTCAGGATAATGTGTTCTTATAATTTCTTCAGGACTACCTTCAAGACCTTCAATGTCATAAGCTGATCGCTTCATAGGAAAGAAAGGCAATTGAGTAATAATCATATTTGCTTCAGCAACCGTTTGACATGCTAAACCGGTTTTCAGCTTATAATCACCTTCAAATCGATAGAAAAAGCCACAAGCCCCACAGATTCCACCACGACAGCCACATCCTCTTGTATACTGATAACCTGCATACTCTACCGCTTTCATCACGGTCAGCGTCTCGGGAATCATATATTCCTTCCCCATTATAACAAGGGGAATCTTTTTTGCACCTTCCGGCAGGATTGTTTTGTCACCGCAGGCGATAGCAGGCTTTATTTTCTTATCTTTTCCCATCTAATCCTCCAATAAATACTCTAAAAATCATTCGGCATTGCAGCTATCTCTGCCGCCGTAAAAACCGGTCCGTCTTTACAAACATAAATATTGCCAACATTGCAGCGTCCGCATTTACCCAAACCGCACTTCATCCTGTTTTCAAGGGTCGATATGACCTGATCCTCTGTAAAACCGAGCTTTTCCAGTGATTGAAGTGAAAATTTAATCATTATGGGTGGTCCGCATACAATGGCTATGGTATTCTCGCTCGATGGATTCGTCTCTTCCA
The DNA window shown above is from Deltaproteobacteria bacterium and carries:
- a CDS encoding 4Fe-4S dicluster domain-containing protein, with product MGKDKKIKPAIACGDKTILPEGAKKIPLVIMGKEYMIPETLTVMKAVEYAGYQYTRGCGCRGGICGACGFFYRFEGDYKLKTGLACQTVAEANMIITQLPFFPMKRSAYDIEGLEGSPEEIIRTHYPEVFKCVGCATCTRTCPMDIDVMGYIAAMKQGNISKAAHKSFDCILCGLCASRCPAQISQPNAALMARRLHAKILTPAAAHMKSRVEDVNAEKYVPMLDELATLDEDSLKKLYLEREREPDLAKPGEWMPEDKSRL
- a CDS encoding FAD-binding protein → MSGYPEELKKLIAAVEKTRPERVAKARKGDNFPALTLDQRKEWLDKYHPDYKPEGKRTVKVGPNKGDFLPEEVVNILESKSRVNVKNVDLSSCDIETDVLVIGGGGAGTAAALMAQEAGCKVVIATKLRHGDSNTVMAEGGIQGATQEPDSPYYHYLDVIGGGHFTNEPKLVGALTNDAPLILSWLEGLGVMFDKESDGRLRARHGGGTSRKRMHSAGDMTGAEIMRVVRDEARNRSQDIKVIEFAPAIELILDDKGNCSGAILFNLETKEFITVKAKSVVMATGGGGRLHIQGFACTNHYGATADGLVMAYRAGVKNVLMDSTQYHPTGAVYPEQNVGLLITEKVRGLGAQLLNVEGEQFCFPLEPRDIESSCIIRECLDIGKGVMTPIGRVGVWLDSPMIDELHGEGTVRKELPAKYIQFIRHGIDISKVPMLIYPTLHYQNGGIHIMDKGDTTLPGFYSAGEVTGGVHGRNRLMGNSLLDILVFGRRAGIAASEHAKSVKQGKLNLKHVETFEKDLDKAGIKEAPVGPMVLPDYAPEEVKNRQWSQMNI